The sequence below is a genomic window from Streptomyces sp. NBC_00582.
GACGGCGGGGCCGGCGTTGTTCTTGGCGACGGTGCCGGTCAGGACGAAGATTCCGGTGCCGATGATGACGCCGACGCCGAAGACGGTCAGATCCAGGGCCGACAGGGATTTCTTGAGCGCGTGCTCCGGTTCCTCGGTGTCGAGGATGGACTGCTCGACCTTCTTCGTCCGGAAGAGGGTGCTGGTCATGGGTACCTCCCACGCTGTGTCGTCCTCGACATGATCGAGAGGGGGCACAGACCGTATGCCCCGGCGCGGGCGGGTTAACGCGAATGGGCCGGTTTCACCACTCTTCACAGTGGTCGAACCGGCCCATCCGGGCGCGTCGGCTTGCCTCCGGCGGCGTCAGTCGCGGGCGGGCTCCACGGAGTCCACCTCGGTGGCGCCGTACCTGCCGTCCAGCTTGGCGACGAGTCCGGTGACCTGGCGGGCGATGTCGGGGGCGGTCAGCCCGATCTCCGCCATCACCTCGGCGCGGGAGGCGTGGTCGAGGAAGCGGGGCGGGATGCCGAAGTCACGCAGGGGCACGTCCACGCCGGCGTCGCGCAGGGCCTGGGCGACCGCCGAGCCGACACCGCCGACGCGGCTGTTGTCCTCGACGGTGACGACGACCCGGTGCCGCTCGGCGAGCGGGGCCATGGCCTCGTCGACGGGTTTGACCCAGCGCGGGTCGACGACGGTGGTGGAGATGCCCTGCTTGTCGAGCAGCGCGGCGATCTCCAGGCACATCGGCGCGAGGGCGCCCACCGAGACCAGCAGCACATCGGGGGTGTCGGTGCCCGGCTCGCGCAGCACGTCCATGCCGCCGACGCGCCCCACGGCGGGGACGGCGGGGCCGACGGCGCCCTTGGAGAACCGTACGACGGTCGGCGCGTCGTCGACGGCGACGGCCTCGCGGAGCTGGGCGCGGACCTGGTCGGCGTCGCGCGGGGCGGCGAGCCTGAGACCGGGGACGACCTGGAGGATCGACATGTCCCACATGCCGTTGTGCGAGGCGCCGTCGGTGCCCGTGACACCCGCGCGGTCCAGGACGAAGGTCACCCCGCACCGGTGCAGGGCGACATCCATGAGCACCTGGTCGAAGGCGCGGTTGAGGAAGGTGGCGTAGACGGCGAAGACGGGGTGCACCCCGGCGTGGGCGAGGCCCGCGGCGGAGACGGCGCCGTGCTGCTCGGCGATGCCGACGTCGTAGACCCGCTCGGGGAAGCGCTTGGCGAACCTGTCCAGGCCGACGGGCTGCAGCATGGCGGCGGTGATCGCGACGATGTCCTCGCGCTCCTCGCCGAGCTTGACCATCTCCTCGCCGAAGACGGAGGTCCAGTCGGCGCCGGAGCTGGCGATGGGCAGGCCCGTGTCGGGGTGGATCTTGCCGACGGCGTGGAAGCGGTCGGCCTCGTCCTGGAGGGCGGGCTGGTAGCCGCGGCCCTTCTCGGTGAGGCAGTGCACGATGACGGGCCCGCCGAAGCGCTTCGCCCGCGCCAGCGCGGACTCCAGCGCCTCGAGGTCGTGGCCGTCGATCGGACCGACGTACTTCAGGCCGAGGTCCTCGAACATGCCCTGGGGCGCGATGAAGTCCTTCAGGCCCTTCTTGGCGCCGTGCAGGGTGTCGAAGAGGGGCTTGCCGACGACGGGGGTGCGCTCCAGGAGGTCCTTGCCGCGGGCCAGGAACCGCTCGTAGCCGTCGGTGGTGCGCAGGGTCGCGAGGTGGTTGGCGAGGCCGCCGATGGTCGGCGCGTACGAGCGCTCGTTGTCGTTGACGACGATGACCAGGGGGCGGTCCTTGGCGTCGGCGATGTTGTTGAGCGCCTCCCAGGCCATACCGCCGGTCAGCGCGCCGTCGCCGATGACCGCGACGACATGGCTGTCGCGGTCGAGGATCTCGTTGCCCTTCGCGATGCCGTCGGCCCAGCCGAGGACCGTGGAGGCGTGGCTGTTCTCGATGACGTCGTGCTCGGACTCGGCCTGCGAGGGGTAGCCGGACAGGCCGCCCTTCATCTTCAGCCGGGAGAAGTCCTGCCGCCCGGTGAGCAGCTTGTGGACGTAGGACTGGTGGCCGGTGTCCCACAGGATCTTGTCCCTCGGGGACTCGAAGACCCGGTGCAGGGCGATGGTGAGCTCGACCACGCCGAGGTTGGGGCCGAGGTGGCCGCCGGTCTTGGACACGGCCTCGACCAGGAAGGTCCGGATCTCCTCTGCCAGCTGGTCCAGCTCCTCCAGGCTGAGCCGGTCCAGATCGCGCGGTCCCCTGATGCGGGTCAGCAGCGGCACCCGTGCCTCCTTGCAGTAAAAGCTGTTCGAGCTGTTGCCGGGCCAGTCGAGTCTAATGTTCCGCGCCCAGGCCTATGACACGCCTATGCCCGGCGCTGTTCCAGCACCGGGCACGTGGGCCAACGCGAAAGGGGCGCGGGGGACTGCGCGACCAGCCACGACGGCGGGTCAGCCGCAGTCCCGCCGCACCCCGTACGGCGAGCCGCGCGGTTAACCGCGACCGGCCGCCTTCTGAGACTTGCGCGACACCGAGTCGATGACGACGGCGCCGAGCAGAACCCCACCAGT
It includes:
- the dxs gene encoding 1-deoxy-D-xylulose-5-phosphate synthase, coding for MPLLTRIRGPRDLDRLSLEELDQLAEEIRTFLVEAVSKTGGHLGPNLGVVELTIALHRVFESPRDKILWDTGHQSYVHKLLTGRQDFSRLKMKGGLSGYPSQAESEHDVIENSHASTVLGWADGIAKGNEILDRDSHVVAVIGDGALTGGMAWEALNNIADAKDRPLVIVVNDNERSYAPTIGGLANHLATLRTTDGYERFLARGKDLLERTPVVGKPLFDTLHGAKKGLKDFIAPQGMFEDLGLKYVGPIDGHDLEALESALARAKRFGGPVIVHCLTEKGRGYQPALQDEADRFHAVGKIHPDTGLPIASSGADWTSVFGEEMVKLGEEREDIVAITAAMLQPVGLDRFAKRFPERVYDVGIAEQHGAVSAAGLAHAGVHPVFAVYATFLNRAFDQVLMDVALHRCGVTFVLDRAGVTGTDGASHNGMWDMSILQVVPGLRLAAPRDADQVRAQLREAVAVDDAPTVVRFSKGAVGPAVPAVGRVGGMDVLREPGTDTPDVLLVSVGALAPMCLEIAALLDKQGISTTVVDPRWVKPVDEAMAPLAERHRVVVTVEDNSRVGGVGSAVAQALRDAGVDVPLRDFGIPPRFLDHASRAEVMAEIGLTAPDIARQVTGLVAKLDGRYGATEVDSVEPARD